One region of Salvia miltiorrhiza cultivar Shanhuang (shh) chromosome 3, IMPLAD_Smil_shh, whole genome shotgun sequence genomic DNA includes:
- the LOC131018771 gene encoding uncharacterized protein LOC131018771, translating to MADSTRLKELHEAQKKMDQLLQAELLQRTVTEERMKELIAGLDQKVDAKYDQLSNIMGDIRRQLQAIGPNKESSGSILGPSPGSIRKEGNHARNTAFTSKIRSDYSSPSSFNSGNTVHRIDFPKFNGTNPRGWILKCNTYFKLTAAMPDENMIQLSVHNFEGKALQWLQNFGCENLFSITWEQFMDVVAARFEDLNEGMIVMEFKNLKQVGTYEEYVEKFEELRACLLLSNRMTYSEEYSSASFISGILEELQGLMLLFKPKTLIEAIEIGNFTNQVTSYKRPERGGTTNKLNNQGNSKTPVKILTAAEMAVRREKGLCFNYDEKFFAGHKCKHKSFYMEMTEAQELAYLQHEEDTVEVQIDENEPMEEVHVNLHSMVGGVSSKTMRVIGKIGDSPIRILLDTGSTLSFLQEKFAKMIGVKLEPVSPILIKVANGQKLISKKRAADLSWEVQGHRFTYSPRVLASDGYDLILGSDWLEYCSPITLDYKGMTFTVHQGSQRIKLRAKTDQARFKDVLSHSLYHMMHYHLDEVEEIYLVDCQQALVGKSNITPELEHLLREFHDIFAEPQGLPPVRSTEHQILLKSRSVPKHQYPYRTSHSNKNEIEKIVQAMFEAGIIQHSKSPFASLVILVKKKEDGSWRMCVDYRYLNSLTVKHDFPIPLIDELLDELHGAKFFSKLDRRSATFQSLMNQVFQPYLRRFVLAFFDDIIVYSKTEGEHLLHLRHVLTVMREQSLFAKGSKCQFHRSEIEYLGHIISGEGVATDPSKIGSMVNCLHQ from the exons ATGGCTGATAGCACGCGTTTGAAGGAGCTGCACGAGGCACAAAAGAAAATGGATCAGTTGTTACAAGCTGAGTTACTACAAAGGACAGTCACTGAGGAAAGAATGAAAGAATTGATCGCGGGCCTTGATCAAAAGGTTGATGCGAAATATGATCAGCTATCTAACATCATGGGAGACATTAGGCGACAACTCCAAGCTATAGGGCCGAACAAGGAGAGTTCCGGGTCTATTTTGGGGCCAAGTCCTGGATCTATCAGGAAGGAAGGTAACCATGCTAGAAACACCGCATTTACCTCTAAAATTAGGAGTGATTATTCCTCCCCATCTAGTTTCAATTCTGGAAACACTGTGCACCGAATAGATTTTCCAAAGTTCAATGGTACCAATCCCAGAGGGTGGATTCTCAAATGCAACACTTATTTCAAACTAACTGCGGCCATGCCTGATGAAAATATGATCCAACTCTCTGTTCATAATTTTGAGGGTAAGGCTTTACAATGGCTACAGAATTTTGGCTGTGAGAATTTATTTTCTATCACTTGGGAACAATTTATGGATGTTGTTGCGGCTAGATTTGAAGATCTAAATGAAGGAATGATAGTGATGGAATTTAAGAACCTTAAGCAGGTTGGTACCTATGAAGAATATGTTGAGAAATTTGAAGAACTAAGGGCATGTTTACTGTTGAGCAATCGCATGACTTATTCTGAAGAATACTCCAGTGCAAGTTTTATTAGTGGTATATTAGAGGAGTTACAAGGGCTAATGTTACTGTTTAAACCTAAGACTTTGATTGAAGCCATAGAGATAGG GAATTTCACAAATCAGGTTACCAGCTACAAGAGGCCTGAAAGGGGTGGGACAACAAACAAGCTTAATAACCAAGGAAACAGTAAAACACCTGTCAAGATACTCACTGCTGCAGAGATGGCAGTTAGGAGGGAGAAGGGGCTCTGTTTTAACTATGATGAGAAGTTCTTTGCAGGGCATAAATGCAAGCACAAATCATTTTATATGGAAATGACTGAGGCACAGGAGCTAGCCTACTTACAACATGAAGAAGATACTGTGGAAGTGCAAATTGATGAGAATGAACCTATGGAGGAGGTGCATGTTAATTTGCACTCTATGGTGGGAGGTGTCAGTTCTAAAACAATGAGGGTCATTGGAAAAATTGGAGATTCCCCAATCAGAATACTTCTAGACACTGGTAGTACATTGAGCTTTTTACAAGAGAAATTTGCTAAGATGATTGGTGTTAAGCTGGAGCCTGTTTCTCCTATCTTAATCAAAGTTGCTAATGGGCAGAAGTTGATTAGCAAAAAGAGGGCGGCTGACTTATCTTGGGAAGTACAGGGACATCGATTTACTTACTCACCTAGGGTGTTGGCCAGTGATGGGTATGATCTAATACTGGGGAGTGACTGGCTGGAGTACTGCTCTCCTATCACCTTGGATTACAAGGGTATGACCTTTACAGTGCATCAAGGTTCACAGAGGATTAAACTAAGGGCAAAAACTGACCAAGCCAGATTTAAGGATGTCTTATCACATAGTTTGTACCACATGATGCATTACCATCTAGATGAGGTGGAAGAGATTTACCTGGTGGATTGTCAGCAGGCATTAGTTGGGAAATCCAACATTACCCCTGAACTAGAGCATCTTCTGAGGGAGTTTCATGATATCTTTGCAGAACCTCAGGGCCTTCCACCTGTAAGAAGTACTGAACATCAGATCCTACTCAAATCAAGGAGTGTCCCAAAGCATCAGTATCCTTATAGGACTTCCCACAGCAACAAAAATGAGATTGAAAAAATTGTTCAAGCAATGTTTGAAGCAGGGATTATCCAACATAGTAAAAGTCCATTCGCTTCTCTAGTGATTTTAGTAAAGAAAAAGGAGGATGGGTCATGGAGGATGTGTGTTGATTATAGGTATCTAAATTCTCTCACTGTGAAGCATGACTTCCCCATTCCTCTCATTGATGAGTTATTGGATGAGCTTCACGGGGCTAAGTTTTTCTCAAAACTTGATCGAAGATCGG CTACTTTTCAGTCTCTAATGAACCAGGTTTTTCAACCTTATTTGAGAAGGTTCGTCTTGGCATTCTTTGATGATATAATTGTATACAGTAAAACCGAGGGGGAGCATCTACTTCATCTCAGGCATGTCTTAACTGTTATGAGAGAACAATCATTGTTTGCTAAAGGGAGTAAATGCCAGTTTCATAGGAGTGAAATTGAATACTTAGGGCACATTATATCTGGTGAAGGAGTTGCAACTGACCCAAGCAAAATAGGGAGCATGGTCAATTGCCTACACCAATGA
- the LOC131016625 gene encoding copper transporter 6-like, with protein sequence MSNDSGNMSMPMPMPMPSPPSAYNNQSTMYMHEMPMMQMSFFWGKDVVVLFSGWPGSGRLGMYILALAAVFLLAVATEVFSVAPNFKPPAVRPAVGAAVYAAVYAVRMTLAYFVMLSVMSFNVGVFLVAVAGHAAGRFAVKYRALTAVARASAEDP encoded by the coding sequence ATGTCAAATGATAGTGGAAACATGAGCATGCCGATGCCAATGCCAATGCCGTCGCCGCCGTCAGCGTACAACAACCAAAGCACTATGTACATGCACGAAATGCCCATGATGCAGATGAGCTTCTTCTGGGGCAAAGACGTGGTGGTCCTTTTCTCTGGCTGGCCGGGCTCCGGCCGCCTTGGAATGTACATACTAGCACTGGCCGCGGTGTTTCTGTTGGCGGTCGCCACCGAGGTTTTTTCGGTGGCTCCGAATTTCAAGCCGCCGGCTGTTCGCCCCGCCGTTGGGGCAGCTGTTTACGCTGCCGTGTACGCTGTTCGCATGACTCTAGCGTATTTTGTTATGCTCTCTGTCATGTCATTCAACGTCGGAGTGTTCCTGGTGGCGGTTGCCGGCCATGCCGCCGGCCGCTTCGCCGTAAAGTACCGAGCGCTAACGGCAGTGGCGCGAGCGTCGGCGGAGGACCCCTAA